In Nitrospirota bacterium, the genomic window AGAGATCAGTACTTGGTCCACCGTGCACACACCAATCTGCCCCAAGAAGATGCGCTTGCGACTTTCCGCCAGCCATTGACTGCATTGAACCCATCCGTCTTCATCTCCGCCCCGTTCGTGTGCGGCACGTTTAAGCGCAACAAACTTCTCATTAAAGCGGGCCAGCCCGTGTGCCAGAATGAGATTGGGATTCTCAGCAAAAAGAAGTGGAGCGATACGCTCAAGCCGTTCGAGCATGGCATTAGCCGTCGCTTGAGTGGGAAGTGCGAAAACGATGGAGTCGGCTAGCCCTTCTGCAAGCAGTTTCCATGCATATGCCAGGGCGGCCTCCGTCTTTCCGCTTCCTGTAGATGCTTCCATAAGGGTCAACCCTGATTGTATCGGTAGACTGTCCACCAGCGTTTGCAGAGAGCGGGGCTTCTGTTTCGGCATCAGTAAGGAAGAGACCCCTGCATAGTGCTGCGCAGTGCCGACAACACCCGACATCGCAAGCACCCTTACGGCATCGTTTGCATACTTCTCAGTGAAATAGGCGGACAAGTCCTGCGGCTCGCTGAGGAGAGGAAAATTCTCTGAATCACAGCGGGAACCCAACCAGTCGGAAACGGAACAGAAGCCAGCCATTAGCGGCGAGCAAGGAGGAGGACTGTCGTTTAAAGAAAGACCGGCAGGATGAAGGCAAAGCTTCTCAAGCACATTGAGCCACTCTTTTCTGGCACGGAGGTCCACCTGTGATAAACGGGGGTCGCACATAATCGGCAGCGGCGCCGGCACAATATACCCATCTTTTCTCACATATCCGTGATGACCGGTAACTGCTTCAATCCAGTCCTTCCACGTATGCCATCGTCCAGTATCAGAATCATCGTGATAATCGAGGAAGGAGAAATCGCTTTCCCCCGGGTCCGACGCAACGCCGAGCAAATCACCATGATCACGCTTGAACCAGTAGAGCCCGGCGTTGCCGTGATAGTAACTTTTGCATTCCTCCATTGAGGGAAGGGAGCGATAGCTACCAACGTCCGGATACAAAGCAGTCCAAATGTTCTTCACCAGTAGTTGGAAGCGAACGTCGAACTTTCCATAGTCATGTAGCGCAACAAAGAAGAGGACCCATGCCTTTACCTGATCTGTGCCTAACGGAGTCAGAGTACAGAAACTACGGCGGACGGTCGGACTTGCATCCCACCATGCGGCGGCCACCGCCGCCACATCCAGGCAGTGATACGGCAACAGATGCCAAGTGGAACCGTCTGTTTGCTCAGGCTTAGCCTTACCCCAATAACGAAAGACCAAACTATTTTCCTCCGTGGTGGCTCAGTACGACTACTATCGCAAATATCACAACAAGAGCAGCAAATCCAATCACAGATAGACCACTTACAGCCACTACCAAGTCCTTGATATATGCAAGCAATTTGTCCATGACACATACCTCCTCATTGCAGCAAATGAAAATATGATAACGATGAGATAGTATGATGTCAAGGGGCTTATCTTTCTATTGACTTCCCCCCTCGGTTTTATTAATATAAAAGCGTTCCCCTATTGGGGATGAACCTGGGCTCATCTTACTAAGAGTAAAGGTTTTCAAATGTTCCCCACATGCGTGGGGATGGCCGGGCATATTCAGCCCGGCCGAGTTATCCTCATCCGCCGCCACCTCCAAACAATGATGCGACAGCAGGTGATATTTCTGCCCATCCCTCTCCGCCTTTCCCCGATACCGGAAAAAGCTCTTCTCTTTTAGCTCACCCATCTCGTTTCCATTCTACTACCTGCCTCATCAAATATCATCGGCCAGCGATCAGCCCTCCGTCTCCCGTCTGACCCCTCTCTTCCTCTTCCTCGCTTCGCACAAACAGGCGGCATGATTCGCAATGACATATCTTCAAAGTCGCTGTCTCAGGACTCCCCGCAGCCCTGGCGACAATCTGCGGGATCGAGGTCACGCGCACGTTGGTGACTGTCCTGCAATGCGGACAACACGCAGCAGTATGGTCCGGCAGCGTACCTGATTTTATGCTCTGGTATGAGCCGCACCCTTCTTCAGACCCGGCAGGTTCGGTTTTCTTTGCCCCATGTCCCCTCGTCAAGCCCCTTCTCTCTCCACCTCATGTCCGCTTTTTCGTGATGCGGTTGGTTTTAGTATGGCGGTACGGTGCTTTTGCTTCGGCTATATGCATCCCCGTCTCTTTTTCCAACGGCTCAAATACGACACGGACCCTGGCGTGAAGGACTTTGCCAACACGGCGCAAGGTGCTGAGGGAGTGGCCTTCATATCCCGGTGATTCCAGCCGGCTGACCTGCTGCTGAGAGGTCTTGAGGAGCTTCGCGAGGTCTTTCTGAGAGAGCCCCGCCCGCTGCCGGAGTGCCGCAATTTGCAGAGCTACGTCCCAAGCCTCGCCTGCAGCCTCGAAGCGGGCGGCGAATTCAGGGTCCTTCATCTGTTCTTCAAGGTATCGATCAAAGTTGGTCTTTTTCATTTTTCCATCCTTTTCATCCAGTCGCGCATCCGTTCCTGCGCACTCTCAATATCGCGGAGCGGAATGGCCTGGCTTTTGTTTCGGATGCCGTGCACAGCGACAATCCTGCGATTCTTTACGAAAAACCACAGTATGCGTGTGTTGAGCTTGCCTACATGGCGCAGTTCAAACAAGCCATTGCCAAGTGGCTTGCACAACGGAGCCCGATGATACTGCCGGGTTCGCAGTTTTGCCAGACCGGCAATCACTGCTGCGAAATCATGCGGGTCACTGGCCTTCAACTCGTCCAGAAATTCACGAACGGGACACGCACCAGACCCGGTCTCATAAAATTCTATGGTAAATTTCATGGCCGTGTCAACATCAACTTTGATGTAAGGCGGTTGCGCATAAATTCGACATCGCGCTGCGCGGTCCTCGGTGAGATTTCGAACTGGTGGGCCAGGTGGCGGGCATTCGGATACTTTCCTGCCTTTACCTGGACATGAAACCAGACGAGCCTTTCGTAAATAATCTTGCTGCTCATATTCCCTCCTCTCTCTCAACGGACCGTTTAAACCGCTTAACAGACCGTTTAAACCGCTCGAACCGTTCAAGCCGTTTAAGCCGCTCAACGGACCGTTCAAGCCGTTTA contains:
- a CDS encoding helix-turn-helix transcriptional regulator; amino-acid sequence: MKKTNFDRYLEEQMKDPEFAARFEAAGEAWDVALQIAALRQRAGLSQKDLAKLLKTSQQQVSRLESPGYEGHSLSTLRRVGKVLHARVRVVFEPLEKETGMHIAEAKAPYRHTKTNRITKKRT
- a CDS encoding type II toxin-antitoxin system RelE/ParE family toxin produces the protein MTNRSSRPTNRSSRLSRLCRLSCVNGLNDLNGLNGPLSGLNGLNGSSGLNGLLSGLNGPLRERREYEQQDYLRKARLVSCPGKGRKVSECPPPGPPVRNLTEDRAARCRIYAQPPYIKVDVDTAMKFTIEFYETGSGACPVREFLDELKASDPHDFAAVIAGLAKLRTRQYHRAPLCKPLGNGLFELRHVGKLNTRILWFFVKNRRIVAVHGIRNKSQAIPLRDIESAQERMRDWMKRMEK